The genomic interval TTGGATTGAATGCCTGTAATAGTTCATACATATATTCATCATAGTTTCCGGAGGCCATAAGAAAATCAAGATACCTTCCTATAGGCATATTGGTTATGCAAAACAAAGTATTAAAATCTACATTGTGCTTGTTTTTCAAGCTTAGCTTATAATTTTGCTCAAGACTTTTCTGGTTTGCCGGAAGATATGCGCCAAGCGGATTATGGACAAGATTAAGAATAAGGCCGCTTTTGGTTTTGCCATAACCTTTTTCATTCAGTATTTTTGCGGCTTGTACGAACTTATTAAAAAACCCTTTACCGCGCTGCCGATCGGCTCTGCTTTCATCACAATCAGGAAGCGAAGTTACTATCTCTACATTGTTTTGAGCATAAATATCAGCAAATTCGGAATAATCATGTTCGGCCAGTATGGCAAGATTCGATCTTGCTATAAGACGTCGATTAAGTTTTGCAGCTTGTTTAATAAAATTTCTTATTCCCGGATTCATCTCAGGCGCACCACCGGTTATATCTATTACATTAATCCCGCTGTTTGCCTTAATTACTTCCAGGCA from Pseudomonadota bacterium carries:
- the arsS gene encoding arsenosugar biosynthesis radical SAM protein ArsS (Some members of this family are selenoproteins.), with the translated sequence MAVSNQFAALNRCPVNFTEKLTGPIYATGIEILQLNVGKRCNLSCRHCHVEAGYNREESMSADTLDLCLEVIKANSGINVIDITGGAPEMNPGIRNFIKQAAKLNRRLIARSNLAILAEHDYSEFADIYAQNNVEIVTSLPDCDESRADRQRGKGFFNKFVQAAKILNEKGYGKTKSGLILNLVHNPLGAYLPANQKSLEQNYKLSLKNKHNVDFNTLFCITNMPIGRYLDFLMASGNYDEYMYELLQAFNPMAVENVMCRTMISVAWNGNLFDCDFNQMLNMPVSSQYSDHISRFDIEKLSLRPIVLHNHCYGCTAGAGSSCQGAIQ